In one Aythya fuligula isolate bAytFul2 chromosome 12, bAytFul2.pri, whole genome shotgun sequence genomic region, the following are encoded:
- the LOC116494024 gene encoding arylamine N-acetyltransferase, liver isozyme-like, producing the protein MNIQEYFARISYDGSHKDADLQTLTAIFQHHIQAIPFENLSMHCGETIELDLQSIYNKIVRKKRGGWCLESNYLLFWALQGIGYDICILGGNSYDPAEKAYTARINHILLKVEIKGSSYIVDAGFGGAYQAWQPVMLISGKDQPQIPGIFRFREDNGIWYFEKVKRKHYISEQSVPPANTTEMGNIRKIYSFTLKPRHIDDFQELNTYLQVSPDNILRKKSICTLQTTEGIYALVGWTFTEMKYNYMEDTDLLQITTLTDEEVEKTLKEKFNIVLENKLVPVNVRGLPPNIVDMI; encoded by the coding sequence ATGAACATTCAAGAGTATTTTGCAAGAATTTCTTACGATGGCTCCCACAAGGATGCAGACTTGCAAACCTTAACAGCCATCTTCCAGCATCACATCCAGGCGATTCCTTTTGAAAACCTCAGCATGCATTGTGGGGAGACCATTGAGCTGGATTTACAATCTATTTACAATAAGATCGTGAGAAAGAAACGTGGTGGATGGTGCCTGGAAAGCAACTACCTTTTATTTTGGGCCTTGCAAGGAATAGGATATGACATTTGTATTCTTGGAGGAAATAGTTATGATCCAGCAGAGAAGGCATACACTGCTCGCATAAATCATATCCTGCTGAAGGTGGAGATCAAGGGAAGCTCCTACATCGTAGATGCTGGCTTTGGCGGTGCCTATCAGGCATGGCAGCCAGTGATGCTGATTTCTGGGAAGGATCAACCCCAGATCCCTGGCATCTTCCGCTTCAGGGAAGACAACGGCATCTGGTACTTTGAGAAAGTCAAAAGGAAGCATTATATTTCTGAGCAAAGCGTCCCTCCCGCTAATACAACAGAAATGGGCAATATcaggaaaatatattcattCACTCTTAAGCCACGCCATATAGATGACTTCCAGGAGCTAAACACATACCTACAAGTGTCTCCAGATAACATACTTCGGAAGAAGTCAATCTGCACCCTCCAGACCACTGAAGGGATTTATGCCTTAGTTGGGTGGACCTTCACGGAGATGAAGTACAACTACATGGAGGACACGGACCTCCTGCAGATCACAACTCTTACAGATGAAGAGGTTGAGaagacactgaaagaaaaattcaataTAGTGCTAGAAAACAAACTGGTACCCGTAAACGTTCGTGGCTTGCCACCTAATATAGTGGATATGATCTAA